The genomic stretch TCGCTAAAATTCCTTTTTAAGCCGTTTCTTTTATAATATAGTATCCCAAGATGATTTAGTGCGCTACCAAGCTTTTTAGCGCTTTGATTAAGAGCGTAGCTTAAGGCAATAGTTAAAAATCCAGCTCTTTTAACAATGCTGGCCAATTTTGTTTACCGCCTAAAATACGAATAATGATAACATCATCGCCGCATTGGTTATAAATAATCACGTGCTGCTGGTGGACAT from Bartonella sp. HY328 encodes the following:
- a CDS encoding tetratricopeptide repeat protein, encoding MASIVKRAGFLTIALSYALNQSAKKLGSALNHLGILYYKRNGLKRNFSEAFKWFSRAAEQGDMNAQNNLGLLYNNG